The Ruegeria sp. YS9 genome contains a region encoding:
- a CDS encoding cytochrome c family protein: MIRTVFAATCFMLFPAFASAEGDPEAGEKVFRKCKACHAVGEGAENKVGPVLNGIVGRQAASVEGFGYSPVLISLSEEGLVWTPEELDVFLTKPRDYAKGIKMTFAGLRKEDDRANIIAYLATFEDNGS, translated from the coding sequence GTGATCAGAACGGTATTCGCAGCAACCTGCTTCATGCTTTTCCCCGCCTTTGCAAGCGCCGAAGGCGATCCCGAAGCGGGCGAAAAAGTCTTTCGCAAGTGCAAGGCCTGCCATGCGGTGGGCGAAGGGGCTGAAAACAAGGTGGGGCCGGTGCTGAACGGTATTGTTGGACGTCAGGCCGCAAGCGTCGAAGGATTTGGCTATTCACCGGTGTTGATTTCGCTGTCCGAAGAAGGGCTGGTCTGGACACCCGAAGAACTGGACGTGTTTCTGACGAAACCGCGCGACTATGCGAAGGGGATCAAGATGACCTTCGCCGGGCTGAGAAAAGAGGACGATCGAGCGAACATCATCGCATATCTTGCGACCTTTGAGGACAACGGGTCGTAG
- the xoxF5 gene encoding lanthanide-dependent methanol dehydrogenase XoxF5 encodes MKNLSLWTSGIAIALATAAYANDDLVAQMENAKQWAIQTGDYKNQRYSELDQINADNVGDLQVAWTFSTGVLRGHEGSPLVIGDMMYVHTPFPNIVYALDLANEGKIVWKYEPKQDPDVIPVMCCDTVNRGVAYADGKIFLHQADTKVVALDAKSGDVVWEVQNGDPAIGETNTATVLPIKDKVIVGISGGEFGVRGSVTAYDMNSGELVWRAYSMGPDSDILVDPEKTTHLGKPVGADSGTNTWEGDQWKIGGGTTWGWYSADLDENLMYYGTGNPSTWNPAQRPGDNRWSMTIMARDIDTGVARWFYQMTPHDEWDYDGINEMILTEQEIDGEQRKLLTHFDRNGLGYTMDRVTGELLVAEKFDPVVNWTTGVDMDPNSETYGRPAVVAQYSTEQNGEDVNSTGICPAALGTKDQQPAAYSPKTQLMYVPTNHVCMDYEPFRVSYTAGQPYVGATLAMYPAPDSHGGMGNFIAWDNTDGSIKWSLPEQFSVWSGALATAGDVVFYGTLEGYLKAVHAETGEELYKFKTPSGIIGNVMTYEQGGKQYIGILSGVGGWAGIGLAAGLTNPNDGLGAVGGYAALSDYTALGGQLTVFALPN; translated from the coding sequence ATGAAAAATCTATCGCTTTGGACCTCCGGGATTGCCATTGCACTGGCCACCGCGGCCTATGCAAATGACGACCTGGTTGCCCAGATGGAGAACGCGAAACAATGGGCGATCCAGACGGGTGACTACAAAAATCAGCGCTATTCCGAACTGGATCAGATCAACGCAGACAATGTAGGTGATCTGCAAGTGGCGTGGACCTTCTCGACCGGTGTTCTGCGTGGGCACGAGGGTTCGCCGCTGGTTATTGGCGACATGATGTATGTCCACACGCCGTTCCCGAACATTGTCTATGCTCTGGATCTGGCAAACGAAGGCAAAATTGTCTGGAAATATGAGCCCAAGCAGGACCCGGACGTGATTCCGGTCATGTGCTGTGACACGGTGAACCGCGGTGTGGCTTATGCGGATGGCAAGATCTTCCTGCATCAGGCCGACACCAAGGTTGTGGCGCTTGATGCCAAGTCCGGGGATGTCGTCTGGGAAGTTCAGAATGGTGACCCGGCGATTGGCGAAACCAACACAGCCACGGTGTTGCCTATCAAGGACAAGGTCATTGTCGGTATCTCGGGTGGCGAATTCGGTGTGCGCGGGTCGGTTACGGCCTATGACATGAACTCGGGCGAGCTGGTCTGGCGGGCCTATTCCATGGGGCCGGATTCGGACATTCTTGTTGATCCGGAAAAGACCACCCATCTGGGTAAGCCGGTTGGCGCGGACTCGGGTACAAACACCTGGGAAGGCGATCAGTGGAAGATCGGCGGCGGCACCACATGGGGCTGGTATTCCGCGGATCTGGACGAGAACCTGATGTACTATGGCACCGGGAACCCATCGACCTGGAACCCGGCGCAGCGCCCGGGCGACAACCGCTGGTCCATGACCATCATGGCGCGTGACATCGACACCGGCGTGGCAAGATGGTTCTACCAGATGACGCCGCATGATGAATGGGACTATGACGGCATCAATGAAATGATCCTTACGGAACAGGAAATTGATGGCGAGCAGCGCAAACTGCTGACCCATTTCGACCGCAACGGTCTTGGTTACACCATGGACCGCGTGACGGGCGAGCTGCTGGTGGCCGAAAAATTCGACCCGGTTGTGAACTGGACAACTGGCGTCGACATGGATCCCAACAGCGAAACCTATGGCCGCCCGGCCGTGGTCGCGCAGTATTCGACGGAACAGAACGGCGAGGACGTGAACTCGACCGGTATCTGCCCGGCGGCTTTGGGCACCAAGGACCAACAGCCTGCGGCCTATTCGCCGAAGACTCAGTTGATGTATGTGCCAACCAACCATGTCTGCATGGATTATGAGCCGTTCCGCGTGTCCTATACCGCTGGTCAGCCCTATGTGGGTGCAACTCTGGCGATGTATCCGGCACCCGACAGCCATGGTGGCATGGGCAACTTCATTGCCTGGGACAACACTGATGGAAGCATCAAGTGGTCACTGCCCGAGCAGTTCTCGGTCTGGTCCGGTGCGCTGGCGACAGCGGGTGACGTTGTCTTCTATGGAACGCTCGAAGGGTATCTGAAGGCGGTTCATGCTGAAACAGGGGAAGAACTGTACAAGTTCAAAACGCCCTCTGGCATCATCGGCAACGTGATGACGTACGAGCAAGGTGGCAAGCAGTATATCGGCATTCTGTCCGGTGTCGGTGGTTGGGCCGGTATCGGTCTGGCGGCTGGTTTGACCAACCCGAATGACGGTCTGGGCGCCGTGGGTGGCTATGCCGCACTCAGCGACTATACCGCGCTGGGCGGTCAGCTGACCGTGTTCGCATTGCCGAACTAA
- a CDS encoding c-type cytochrome, methanol metabolism-related has protein sequence MNHSVRLLASIIASCLPVAAIADNLAVAYSEDGRYYTEDDIPTFNVAEDGTVDWMTFSGFRRYHAECHVCHGPDGEGSTYAPALKESALEMDYYDFVDVVTNGRQVVNAAENSVMPGFGDNPNVMCFLDDIYVYLKAHGSGAIPRGRPPKKEAKSDVIREDEDACMG, from the coding sequence ATGAACCATTCTGTACGTCTTCTGGCATCAATTATTGCATCTTGCCTTCCTGTTGCCGCGATTGCCGACAATCTGGCAGTCGCGTATTCCGAAGATGGACGGTATTACACCGAAGACGATATCCCGACATTCAACGTGGCCGAGGATGGAACCGTAGACTGGATGACATTTTCGGGCTTCCGGCGCTATCACGCGGAATGCCATGTCTGTCACGGCCCGGATGGCGAGGGCTCGACCTATGCGCCGGCTCTGAAAGAGTCTGCGCTGGAAATGGATTATTACGACTTCGTTGATGTCGTCACCAATGGCCGCCAGGTGGTGAACGCCGCTGAAAACTCGGTAATGCCGGGATTTGGCGACAACCCGAATGTGATGTGCTTTCTGGATGACATCTATGTATACTTGAAGGCTCATGGGTCGGGTGCGATCCCGCGTGGCCGCCCGCCCAAGAAAGAGGCGAAATCTGACGTGATCCGCGAGGATGAAGATGCGTGTATGGGCTAA
- a CDS encoding substrate-binding domain-containing protein, with protein sequence MRVWAKACLPVFGLCVWLCQAVPVSAQTSDLVSRTAFRVCADPANKPMSSEDGSGFENKLAELIAAKLELPVQYVWFPQATGFIRNTLAAKRCDVVIGYAQGHELVQNTNHYYTSAYALIVPMDSDLARVDMLNDPMLKGKRIGIVAGTPPAAHMARNGLIGQAKPYNLFVDRRVESPAIDMLDDLQSGEIDAAILWGPLGGPLVTADYPDFKVIPLVKEELPPRLFYRITMGVRKGEKVWQRQLNSLIRRNQDEINAVLAEAGVPLVNDLGTEVLDLSQ encoded by the coding sequence ATGCGTGTATGGGCTAAGGCCTGCCTGCCGGTTTTCGGACTTTGCGTCTGGCTTTGTCAGGCAGTGCCCGTGTCGGCGCAGACTTCTGACCTGGTTTCAAGAACGGCTTTTCGCGTCTGTGCGGATCCGGCCAACAAACCCATGTCATCCGAGGACGGATCGGGATTTGAAAACAAACTGGCCGAATTGATTGCCGCAAAGCTGGAACTGCCCGTGCAATATGTCTGGTTTCCGCAGGCGACGGGCTTCATACGGAACACGCTGGCCGCCAAACGATGCGATGTGGTGATCGGCTATGCGCAAGGTCATGAGCTGGTGCAGAACACCAACCACTACTATACGTCCGCCTATGCGCTGATCGTGCCGATGGACAGTGATCTGGCCCGGGTGGACATGTTGAACGATCCGATGCTCAAGGGGAAACGGATCGGGATCGTGGCGGGTACACCGCCTGCGGCTCATATGGCGCGGAACGGGCTGATCGGGCAAGCCAAGCCTTATAACCTGTTCGTTGACCGACGTGTGGAAAGCCCGGCCATCGACATGCTGGATGATCTGCAATCGGGTGAGATCGATGCGGCCATTCTTTGGGGCCCGCTGGGCGGGCCGTTGGTCACGGCAGACTATCCTGATTTCAAGGTGATCCCGCTGGTCAAGGAAGAGCTGCCGCCGCGTCTGTTTTACCGCATCACCATGGGCGTGCGTAAGGGTGAGAAGGTTTGGCAGCGGCAGTTGAACTCGCTGATCCGCCGCAATCAGGATGAGATCAATGCTGTGTTGGCCGAGGCCGGTGTTCCACTTGTGAATGATCTGGGGACCGAGGTTCTGGACCTATCGCAATGA
- a CDS encoding PQQ-dependent catabolism-associated CXXCW motif protein codes for MMRAAVAIALISTAATAQTVPEPSDYRMDYYRAPVPDQITGGTVIGPEEAYGLWQEQSVAFIDVLPQPPKPANLPEGTIWRDKPRDSIPGSLWLPNVGYGAIADVTADYFRTGLEASTNGDINHGVVFFCLEDCWMSWNAARRAIEWGYTKVYWFPEGTDGWALWGYPLERIKPAPGQPVAGGG; via the coding sequence ATGATGCGGGCAGCGGTGGCAATTGCGTTGATTTCGACCGCCGCAACAGCGCAGACAGTACCCGAACCAAGTGATTATCGCATGGATTACTACCGCGCGCCGGTGCCGGATCAGATAACCGGCGGGACGGTCATCGGCCCGGAAGAGGCATACGGCCTGTGGCAGGAACAAAGCGTCGCGTTCATCGACGTTTTGCCGCAGCCGCCCAAACCCGCCAATCTGCCTGAAGGCACGATCTGGCGCGACAAGCCGCGTGACAGCATTCCGGGATCACTCTGGTTGCCAAATGTCGGCTATGGCGCAATTGCCGATGTTACGGCAGACTATTTTCGAACCGGTCTAGAGGCCAGCACCAATGGCGATATCAACCACGGTGTCGTGTTCTTTTGCCTGGAAGATTGCTGGATGAGCTGGAATGCCGCCCGACGCGCAATCGAATGGGGATACACAAAAGTCTACTGGTTTCCGGAAGGTACCGACGGCTGGGCCTTGTGGGGCTATCCACTGGAACGGATAAAGCCAGCCCCGGGCCAACCCGTTGCCGGAGGCGGGTGA
- a CDS encoding quinoprotein dehydrogenase-associated SoxYZ-like carrier, which translates to MKASHLIAALFSMLAAPVWASNEAWENVRALLYGDRPMQNGDALIAIDAPYRTPDDARAQLAAQVLAPRGAKVAKVTLVLDENPMPVSAVFELDEPLPSFYFDVTMRVNGPTPMHVIAETTDGRLWVSETFVKTSGLGACAAPPGTDPELALANLGTMEAELVGRVPALNTRTRLSNLGAGRANKMDLNIDHPSHSGMQMDQISLLFIPMRYVETVDIDLDGAGYVQMTGSISLSENPRVGISVPSRAQAVDVTMTDTDGTVSHLHKKLAGF; encoded by the coding sequence ATGAAAGCATCTCACCTGATTGCGGCCCTGTTCAGCATGTTGGCAGCCCCGGTTTGGGCATCCAACGAGGCATGGGAAAATGTCCGAGCGCTGCTTTATGGCGACAGACCGATGCAGAACGGAGATGCGTTGATCGCGATTGATGCACCTTACCGCACACCCGATGACGCGCGGGCTCAACTGGCGGCTCAGGTCCTAGCCCCTCGGGGGGCAAAAGTGGCCAAGGTGACATTGGTGCTGGATGAAAACCCGATGCCGGTTTCTGCCGTGTTCGAGCTGGACGAGCCACTGCCGAGTTTCTACTTCGACGTGACCATGCGCGTGAACGGCCCGACCCCGATGCATGTCATCGCCGAAACCACCGATGGCCGCCTTTGGGTGTCAGAAACTTTCGTCAAAACCTCGGGCCTTGGCGCCTGCGCGGCGCCTCCCGGGACCGATCCGGAACTGGCCCTGGCAAACCTTGGCACGATGGAGGCCGAACTGGTCGGCCGAGTCCCTGCGCTGAACACGCGGACACGATTGTCAAACCTGGGTGCGGGCCGGGCCAACAAGATGGATCTGAACATTGATCATCCGTCGCATTCCGGAATGCAGATGGATCAGATTTCCCTGCTGTTCATCCCGATGCGATATGTAGAGACCGTGGATATCGATCTTGATGGCGCCGGGTATGTCCAGATGACGGGCTCGATTTCTCTGTCCGAAAATCCAAGGGTTGGCATTTCCGTTCCAAGCAGGGCGCAAGCGGTCGATGTGACCATGACGGATACGGACGGTACGGTCAGTCATTTACACAAAAAACTGGCGGGTTTTTAG
- a CDS encoding YncE family protein, producing the protein MRQVSHLLMLFLALSGSPALAQTAFITCQNGEELSRIDLARMQETARWPLPGKPAGVAVGLDETLFTVSPDSKMVRRLSAETGETIAQVTLEGGPIGIALDQDRGRVFVSDWYNARLWVLDSETLKVQSELPTGAAPAGIAMSKDGRFLASADKDADQVSVFDADTLQPLHRSPVGSRPFGLRFAPDGRLFIGNVGSNDVSVVDAETGAITATVPVGERPYGITFAQGRAFVTNQYANTLSVISLETLEHEGVIDVGEYPEGIDATAGEDLVVIANWFDNTVSIVDPQALSVVETLETCDGPRAFGRFLQGGQQ; encoded by the coding sequence GTGCGGCAAGTTAGCCACCTGCTGATGTTGTTTTTGGCGCTCTCTGGCAGCCCGGCACTGGCACAGACAGCATTCATCACCTGTCAGAACGGTGAAGAACTGAGCCGGATAGATCTTGCACGGATGCAGGAAACGGCCCGCTGGCCCCTACCTGGCAAGCCGGCGGGTGTGGCGGTTGGTCTGGATGAAACGCTGTTCACCGTGTCCCCGGACAGCAAAATGGTAAGGCGTTTGTCCGCCGAGACCGGTGAAACGATCGCGCAAGTCACGCTAGAAGGGGGGCCGATTGGTATCGCTCTGGATCAGGATCGCGGGCGGGTTTTTGTCTCGGATTGGTACAACGCCCGACTTTGGGTGCTGGACAGTGAAACTCTGAAAGTTCAATCCGAGTTGCCCACCGGAGCCGCCCCGGCGGGTATTGCGATGTCGAAAGACGGGCGCTTTCTGGCGTCGGCCGACAAGGACGCGGACCAGGTGTCGGTTTTCGATGCCGACACTCTTCAGCCTCTGCACCGCAGCCCGGTTGGATCACGCCCCTTCGGGCTGCGTTTTGCCCCCGATGGGCGTCTGTTCATCGGCAATGTCGGCAGCAATGATGTCAGCGTGGTCGATGCGGAAACCGGCGCCATCACCGCAACGGTCCCGGTCGGGGAACGCCCTTATGGCATCACCTTCGCCCAAGGTCGGGCGTTCGTCACGAACCAATATGCCAATACGCTCAGCGTCATATCTCTGGAGACGCTCGAACATGAGGGCGTGATTGATGTTGGAGAATACCCCGAAGGCATTGATGCGACGGCGGGCGAAGATCTGGTGGTCATCGCAAACTGGTTCGACAACACCGTCAGCATCGTGGACCCACAGGCCCTGTCGGTGGTAGAAACACTAGAAACCTGTGATGGACCACGTGCCTTTGGCAGGTTCCTGCAAGGAGGACAACAATGA
- a CDS encoding SRPBCC family protein, whose product MNRRFLLAATTALLVPGPVWAHGPTRQKVTLTAEVAASPEEVWAVVGNFDDMSWHPAVFATEGNGGNAIDATRLLTLGQEGGPTINEILYKYSAEKMSYSYRITEVAVEVLPVTNYSSHLTVKPRDGGGSIIEWRGAFYRGYPNNDPPAELNDEAAIAAVTGVYQAGLDALIERFGAAS is encoded by the coding sequence ATGAATCGACGATTTCTTCTTGCCGCAACCACCGCTCTGCTGGTGCCGGGTCCGGTTTGGGCCCACGGACCCACCCGGCAGAAAGTCACGCTGACTGCCGAGGTCGCAGCCTCGCCAGAGGAAGTCTGGGCCGTTGTCGGAAACTTCGATGACATGTCGTGGCATCCTGCTGTGTTTGCGACCGAAGGAAACGGCGGCAACGCGATTGATGCGACCCGATTGCTGACACTTGGTCAGGAAGGCGGGCCGACGATCAATGAAATTCTGTACAAGTACAGCGCAGAGAAAATGAGCTACTCCTACCGGATCACCGAGGTCGCGGTAGAGGTGCTGCCTGTCACCAACTATTCGTCGCATCTGACGGTAAAACCGCGCGACGGAGGTGGTTCGATCATCGAATGGCGCGGTGCCTTCTATCGCGGGTATCCAAACAACGATCCTCCGGCCGAGTTGAATGACGAAGCCGCCATTGCCGCCGTGACCGGCGTCTATCAGGCGGGTCTCGACGCGTTGATCGAGCGGTTCGGTGCGGCAAGTTAG
- a CDS encoding ABC transporter substrate-binding protein, with protein sequence MTAAALDVKAAVLRIDYPSLLPISRYDLKPDDLGFAGAALGDEDNGTTGGFLGHTYETITMAVPPEEADAAMDQILAGGVRLIVLLAKAPDMLRLTDKAADSGALVFNVSAPDVDLRDANCRGNLLHIAPSRAMNADAVAQFAVWKKWGDWFLLAGSNPEDVKLADAYRRAANKFGAKIAEDRTFADTGGSRRTDSGHVLVQRQLPLDTQDARDHDVVIAADETDYFARYLSYHLWTPRPVMGSGGLRPTTFHGAHEAWGATQFQTRFEDLTGRYVRPEDYNAWLALRVIGEAVTRASTAEPEGVRDYALSDQFELAAFKGQKVTFRDWNGQLRQPILLYDGSITVSVSPQEGFLHQVSPLDTMGLDRAESSCRAFE encoded by the coding sequence ATGACCGCGGCGGCGCTCGATGTGAAGGCTGCGGTGCTGCGGATCGACTATCCGTCGCTTCTGCCGATCTCGCGTTATGATTTGAAACCGGACGATCTGGGGTTTGCCGGTGCGGCGCTTGGGGATGAGGATAACGGAACCACGGGCGGATTTCTGGGACATACCTACGAGACCATAACGATGGCCGTTCCGCCGGAAGAGGCTGACGCCGCAATGGACCAGATCCTTGCCGGAGGCGTGCGCCTGATCGTCCTTTTGGCCAAGGCACCGGACATGTTGCGCCTGACGGACAAGGCGGCAGATTCCGGGGCGCTTGTTTTCAACGTGTCCGCGCCTGATGTCGATCTTCGCGACGCAAACTGCCGGGGCAACCTGCTTCATATCGCCCCGTCCCGCGCCATGAACGCCGATGCGGTTGCTCAGTTTGCCGTCTGGAAGAAATGGGGCGACTGGTTCCTGTTGGCCGGATCCAACCCCGAGGATGTCAAGCTCGCCGACGCGTATCGCCGTGCAGCGAACAAGTTCGGCGCGAAGATTGCCGAAGATCGGACCTTTGCGGATACCGGGGGATCTCGTAGAACGGATTCCGGTCATGTTCTTGTTCAGCGCCAATTGCCATTGGACACGCAAGATGCGCGAGACCATGACGTCGTGATTGCCGCGGACGAAACCGACTATTTTGCGCGCTATCTGTCCTATCACCTTTGGACCCCACGCCCCGTGATGGGTTCAGGCGGCTTGCGTCCGACGACGTTTCACGGCGCACATGAGGCATGGGGCGCGACCCAGTTCCAGACCCGTTTCGAGGATCTGACAGGCCGCTATGTCCGCCCCGAGGACTACAACGCCTGGCTTGCACTGCGCGTAATCGGCGAGGCCGTGACCCGCGCCAGCACCGCCGAACCGGAAGGTGTGCGCGATTATGCCCTTTCTGACCAGTTCGAACTTGCCGCATTCAAAGGACAGAAAGTGACATTCCGCGATTGGAACGGGCAGTTGCGTCAGCCGATCCTTCTGTATGACGGGTCGATCACTGTCAGCGTCAGCCCGCAAGAGGGGTTTCTGCACCAGGTCTCGCCGCTCGATACGATGGGGTTGGATCGGGCGGAATCCAGCTGTCGCGCATTTGAGTAA
- a CDS encoding YVTN family beta-propeller repeat protein: MKRLLLTVACAALTAGPVFAGKAFVSNERGNTITVVDTETWEVITEFPGGNRPRGITVSPDGGTLYVCASDDNIIRVFDTQTYEELPSLPSGPDPELFILEPSGKRLYIANEDDNLVTVTDTETRTVLAEIPVGVEPEGMGMSPDAKFVVNTSETTNMAHFISTEDYSIKHNVLVDQRPRYAQYTADGTRLFVTSEIGGTVTVMDIAEDGTPTVVGKISFEVAGVQPEWLQPVGAKVTSDGKRLFVALGPANRVAVVDAQSLEVLDYILVGQRVWQLDFTPDEKYLLTTNGNSNDITIIDVAAEKAIKSVQVGQQPWGVVTID; the protein is encoded by the coding sequence ATGAAACGACTATTGCTGACCGTTGCCTGTGCTGCGCTGACCGCCGGTCCCGTGTTCGCGGGCAAGGCTTTTGTCTCGAACGAGCGGGGCAACACCATTACCGTGGTTGATACCGAAACCTGGGAGGTGATCACCGAATTTCCAGGCGGCAACCGACCGCGTGGGATCACCGTCAGCCCGGATGGCGGCACGCTGTATGTCTGTGCCTCGGATGACAATATCATCCGGGTGTTTGATACACAGACCTATGAGGAACTTCCCAGTTTGCCCTCTGGTCCGGACCCCGAGCTTTTCATTCTCGAACCCTCGGGCAAGCGGCTCTATATCGCCAATGAAGACGACAATCTGGTGACGGTCACAGACACCGAAACCCGCACCGTTCTGGCCGAAATTCCGGTAGGTGTCGAACCCGAAGGCATGGGAATGAGTCCCGACGCCAAATTCGTGGTCAACACGTCCGAGACCACCAACATGGCGCATTTCATTTCCACCGAGGACTATTCCATCAAGCATAATGTCCTGGTCGACCAGCGCCCGCGCTATGCCCAGTATACAGCGGATGGAACGCGCCTGTTCGTGACATCGGAAATCGGTGGAACCGTCACGGTCATGGACATTGCAGAAGACGGAACGCCGACGGTTGTCGGCAAAATTAGCTTTGAAGTAGCGGGCGTGCAGCCGGAATGGTTGCAGCCCGTTGGTGCCAAGGTGACTTCGGACGGCAAACGCCTGTTCGTTGCTTTGGGGCCTGCAAACCGGGTCGCCGTTGTTGACGCGCAAAGCCTTGAAGTTCTGGACTATATACTGGTGGGGCAGCGGGTCTGGCAGTTGGATTTTACGCCGGACGAAAAATACCTGCTGACCACAAATGGTAATTCAAACGACATCACAATCATTGATGTGGCCGCAGAGAAAGCCATCAAGTCAGTACAGGTCGGTCAACAGCCCTGGGGCGTGGTGACCATTGACTGA
- a CDS encoding PepSY domain-containing protein, with amino-acid sequence MKNMGILITVGLLAAPAFADDIDAETVEKIEAYLASVECQMDPDDIEVEDDGYDLDDVICKGGNQFDIKLDKDLNEVSRKAE; translated from the coding sequence ATGAAAAATATGGGAATTTTGATAACCGTCGGGCTTCTCGCGGCCCCGGCTTTCGCCGACGACATTGACGCGGAAACGGTGGAAAAGATCGAAGCCTATCTTGCCTCTGTCGAGTGCCAGATGGATCCGGATGATATCGAGGTTGAAGACGATGGCTATGATCTGGATGACGTCATCTGCAAGGGCGGCAACCAGTTCGATATCAAGCTGGACAAGGATTTGAATGAAGTCAGCCGAAAGGCGGAATAG
- a CDS encoding ABC transporter substrate-binding protein has protein sequence MTKLLAACLALALSSGALAAETLPTIRAAVLKIGTVNWELETIRRNGLDRKHGFVLDVQPFADNGATRIAVEGDEADLAVADWIWVARQRAAGKDYVFIPYSKAVGGVVVPADSPATSLKDLAGGKIGIAGGPLDKSWLILRAYAAKEYGMDLKADTEQVFGAPPLIFKSALNGDYAGAINFWHFLAKMKASGMKELISVEDAGQALGLDTNTPLLGYYLKQSFLNEHPDLAQSLFAASRDAKDLLANSPEAWEAIRPRMNVKSDAQFEQLRLDWIAGIPDRRPVDAVAANKMLELMAELGGAELVGAATTVPQGLFADVE, from the coding sequence ATGACCAAACTTCTTGCCGCCTGCCTTGCACTTGCACTCAGTTCGGGGGCTTTGGCAGCCGAGACCCTGCCGACCATTCGCGCGGCCGTACTCAAGATCGGAACGGTGAATTGGGAACTGGAGACCATTCGCCGGAACGGCTTGGATCGGAAACATGGCTTTGTCCTTGATGTTCAACCATTTGCCGACAATGGCGCAACGCGTATCGCGGTCGAGGGGGATGAGGCTGATTTGGCGGTTGCTGACTGGATTTGGGTTGCTCGTCAAAGGGCTGCCGGCAAGGACTATGTGTTCATCCCTTATTCCAAAGCCGTGGGCGGCGTGGTTGTGCCCGCTGACAGCCCGGCAACCAGTTTGAAGGATTTGGCGGGCGGCAAGATCGGCATCGCGGGTGGTCCGCTGGATAAATCCTGGCTGATTTTGCGCGCCTATGCAGCAAAAGAATACGGGATGGACTTGAAAGCCGACACCGAACAGGTGTTTGGTGCGCCCCCGCTGATCTTCAAATCTGCTTTGAACGGTGACTATGCCGGCGCGATCAATTTCTGGCATTTTCTGGCCAAGATGAAAGCGTCCGGCATGAAAGAGCTGATCTCGGTTGAGGATGCTGGGCAGGCTTTGGGGCTCGACACGAATACACCCCTGTTGGGTTATTACCTGAAACAGAGTTTTCTGAACGAACACCCCGACCTTGCGCAAAGCCTGTTTGCCGCCAGCCGCGACGCCAAGGACCTGCTGGCCAATTCGCCCGAGGCATGGGAGGCGATCAGACCGCGGATGAACGTCAAGTCTGATGCACAGTTTGAACAACTCAGGCTCGATTGGATCGCCGGTATTCCCGATCGTCGCCCGGTCGATGCGGTCGCGGCCAACAAGATGCTGGAACTTATGGCCGAATTGGGCGGGGCTGAGCTGGTGGGCGCTGCGACGACAGTGCCACAGGGTCTTTTTGCTGACGTGGAATAG
- a CDS encoding ABC transporter permease codes for MQNARLTPLLSIAGLVALWIVAASLTADPQILPQPWDLIPRFQQELASGELLRSLGATLLRVIWAFVLAMTLGTIIGLAMGRSDALNRWLDPWLVVFLNLPALVLIVLCYLWIGLTEAAAITAVTLNKIPNVATILREGGRALSPDLDALARVYRMPWQRRQRHVILPQLAPFIAAAARSGLSLIWKIVLVVEFLGRSSGVGFQIHLYFQLFDVAMVLVYAFSFIAVMLVVEWLVLQPLERNARRWRTA; via the coding sequence ATGCAAAACGCGCGCCTCACGCCGCTTTTGTCCATCGCAGGCCTTGTGGCGTTGTGGATTGTTGCGGCGTCGCTGACCGCAGACCCTCAGATTCTGCCGCAACCCTGGGACCTGATCCCCCGGTTTCAGCAAGAACTTGCGTCAGGCGAATTGCTGCGCAGCCTTGGTGCGACACTGTTACGTGTGATCTGGGCCTTCGTGTTGGCGATGACATTGGGAACGATCATTGGACTGGCCATGGGGCGATCGGATGCGCTGAACCGCTGGCTTGATCCATGGCTGGTTGTCTTCCTGAATCTGCCCGCGTTGGTTCTGATCGTGCTGTGCTATCTCTGGATCGGGCTGACCGAGGCTGCGGCGATCACCGCGGTGACGCTGAACAAAATTCCCAATGTCGCGACGATCCTCCGAGAGGGCGGCAGGGCGCTGAGCCCGGATCTGGATGCGTTGGCACGGGTCTACCGGATGCCGTGGCAAAGGCGACAGCGCCATGTGATCCTGCCGCAGCTTGCGCCGTTTATCGCTGCTGCTGCACGGTCCGGGCTTTCTTTGATCTGGAAGATCGTGCTCGTGGTCGAGTTTCTTGGGCGCTCATCCGGTGTCGGGTTTCAAATCCACTTGTATTTTCAGCTGTTTGATGTGGCAATGGTGCTGGTCTATGCGTTTTCGTTCATTGCCGTCATGCTGGTTGTCGAATGGCTGGTTCTTCAACCCTTGGAGCGGAACGCTCGACGGTGGAGAACTGCATGA